A segment of the Lelliottia amnigena genome:
CATGAACTCGGTACGGAAGCCGATCAGGCCACGTGCCGGGATCAGGTAATCCAGACGAATACGGCCTTTGCCGTCAGGGATCATGTCTTTAACATCACCCTTACGCTCGCCCATTGCCTGCATCACAGAACCCTGGTGCTGTTCTTCGATATCCAGCGTCACGTTCTCGAACGGCTCTTGCATACGGCCGTCGATCATGCGGTTGATAACTTTCGGACGGGACACAGCCAGTTCGAAGCCTTCACGACGCATGTTTTCGATAAGAACAGACAGGTGCAGCTCACCACGACCGGATACACGGAACGCGTCCGCATCTTCGGTTTCTTCAACACGCAGTGCCACGTTGTGCACCAGCTCTTTGTTCAGGCGGTCAAGAATCTGACGAGAGGTAACATATTTACCTTCTTTGCCACAGAACGGAGAGGTGTTGACGTTGAAGAACATGGTGACTGTTGGTTCATCAACAGACAGCGCTGGCAGCGCTTCGACATTTTGCGGATCGCAAAGGGTGTCGGAGATGTTCAGTTCGCCCAGACCGGTGATCGCGATGATATCGCCCGCTTCAGCTTCGGTGGATTCAATACGCTCCAGACCGAGGTGAGTCAGAACTTTACCCACTTTACCGTTACGTGTTTTACCTTCGCTGTCGATCAGAGTGATCTGCTGGTTAGGTTTAACACGGCCACGTTTGATACGACCGATGCCGATTACGCCAACGTAATTGTTGTAATCCAGCTGGGAGATTTGCATCTGGAACGGACCGTCAAGATCTACGCTCGGTGCTTTAACGTGGTCAACGATAGCCTGGTACAGCGGGGTCATGTCTTCCGCCATATCAGTGTGGTCGTTGCCCGCGATACCCATCAATGCTGATGCATAGATGATTGGGAAATCGAGTTGCTCGTCGCTTGCATCCAGGTTTACGAACAGGTCGAAGACCTGATCCACAACCCAGTCAGGACGCGCGCCAGGACGGTCAACTTTGTTGATAACCACGATTGGCTTCAAACCATGGGCAAATGCCTTTTTGGTTACGAAGCGCGTCTGCGGCATTGGGCCATCCATTGCGTCAACGACCAGCAGAACGGAGTCTACCATGGACATCACACGTTCAACTTCACCACCGAAGTCGGCGTGCCCTGGGGTATCAACGATGTTGATACGGTAGTCATTCCATTTGATAGCGGTGTTTTTAGCGAGGATGGTAATCCCACGCTCTTTCTCCAAATCGTTGGAGTCCATCACGCGTTCGGTGGCTTCTGCACGTTCATTGCTGAAAGTACCGGATTGCTGTAGCAGCTTGTCAACCAGGGTAGTTTTACCATGGTCAACGTGCGCGATGATGGCGATATTACGCAGATTTTCGATCACAACTTTGCCTCAGGCATTTAGAAATAGCGCGTTATTGTACACGGATTAATCGCAGGACTAAACAGGATCACAAACATCCTCCGCAAACAAGTATTGCAGAGTTGCTTTGTGATCGCTTTCACGCAGCGTAAAAAGTGCACTTTAACGGAAATCGCACCATTATGGTGCTCAATGTTCACATTGAAGCACTATAATGGTGCAATGTGACGTTCGTGGTGCAGGTCGTTTGCACTATGGTGTGCATGATAACGCCTTTTGGGGGTAATTTGAAAGTTGGCACAGATTTCGCTTTATAAAAATACGGCAAAAAGATGGCGACGACGCCAGCCTTAAACAGAATTGAAGACCTCGTTACCACGACGACAATGACCAATCCGGGAGAGTTAAGTATGTCCGCTGAACACGTTTTGACGATGCTGAACGAACATGAAGTGAAGTTTGTTGATCTGCGCTTCACCGATACCAAAGGCAAAGAACAGCACGTCACAATTCCTGCTCACCAGGTAAATGCCGAATTCTTCGAAGAAGGCAAAATGTTTGACGGCTCCTCTATCGGTGGCTGGAAAGGCATTAACGAATCCGACATGGTGCTGATGCCAGATTCAACGACTGCGCTCATTGACCCGTTCTACGAAGAGTCTACCCTGATTATCCGTTGCGACATTCTTGAGCCAGGCACGCTGCAGGGCTACGATCGCGACCCACGCTCCATCGCGAAACGCGCTGAAGAGTACCTGCGCTCCACTGGCATTGCAGACACCGTTCTGTTTGGGCCAGAGCCAGAATTCTTCCTGTTCGACGACATTCGTTTTGGTGCGTCCATTTCTGGTTCCCACGTCGCTATCGATGATATCGAAGGCGCATGGAACTCCTCCACCAAATACGAAGGCGGCAACAAAGGTCACCGTCCTGGCGTGAAAGGCGGTTACTTCCCGGTTCCTCCGGTCGATTCTTCACAGGACATCCGCTCTACCATGTGTCTGATCATGGAAGAGATGGGCCTGGTGGTTGAAGCTCACCACCACGAAGTGGCCACTGCGGGCCAGAACGAAATCGCGACCCGCTTTAACACCATGACCAAAAAAGCGGATGAAATTCAGATTTACAAATATGTGGTGCACAACGTTGCTCACCGCTTCGGCAAAACCGCGACCTTTATGCCAAAACCTATGTTTGGCGACAACGGTTCCGGTATGCACTGCCACATGTCCCTGTCCAAGAACGGCGTAAACCTGTTCTCTGGTGACAAATATGCGGGTCTGTCTGAGCAGGCGCTGTTCTACATCGGCGGTGTTATCAAGCACGCTAAAGCGATTAACGCCCTGGCAAACCCAACGACCAACTCCTACAAGCGTCTGGTCCCGGGTTATGAAGCCCCTGTTATGCTGGCTTACTCCGCACGTAACCGTTCTGCTTCTATCCGTATCCCAGTGGTGGCATCTCCGAAAGCACGTCGTATCGAAGTGCGTTTCCCGGATCCAGCGGCTAACCCATACCTGTGCTTCGCAGCGCTGCTGATGGCGGGTCTGGACGGCATTAAGAACAAAATCCATCCAGGCGAAGCCATGGATAAAAACCTGTATGACCTGCCGCCAGAAGAAGCGAAAGAGATCCCACAGGTTGCCGGTTCTCTGGAAGAAGCACTGAACGCGCTGGACGCTGACCGCGAGTTCCTGACGGCTGGCGGCGTGTTCACTGACGATGCAATCGATGCTTACATCGGCCTGCGTATCGAAGAGAACGACCGCGTACGCATGACTCCACACCCGGTTGAGTTCGAGCTGTACTACAGCGTTTAAGAAATAAATACTCGGTGGATTTCTTGTCGCAACAAGGCGGCAGCTGGTGAGAGGCAGAATGCCTCTCATACATCCCCAGGCGCATAGATAACGATGTGACTGGGGTGAGCAAAGGCGGCCAACGCCGTTGTGGCGAGAAAAACGCGAGAAGATTTTTGTTGCCGTGGAAACTTTCAGCCCATCTTCGGATGGGCTTTTTTCTCCACCAACAGACTGATCTGACGCGCTTTTTACAACGAAAAAGCTATACTGCACTAAATTAGTGCACCTACTCCAGGAGACTGCTGAATGGCAACTGGCGCGCTGCCCGATGCTGGGCAGATCCTCAATTCTTTAATCAACAGCATCTTACTTGTCGATGATGAGCTGGCGGTCCATTACGCCAACCCTGCGGCGCAGCAGCTGCTCGCCCAAAGCTCACGCAAATTATTCGGCACACCCTTGCCGGAACTGTTGAGTTATTTTTCGCTGAATATCCCGTTGATGCAGGAAAGTTTGGCTGCGGGTCAGGGATTTACCGATAACGAAGTGACCCTGGTGATTGACGGACGCTCGCATATCCTCTCGTTAACGGCACAACGTTTGCCGGACGGCCTGATTTTACTGGAAATGGCGCCGATGGATAATCTGCGTCGGCTCAGTCAGGAACAGCTTCAGCATGCACAGCAGATTGCTGCACGCGATCTGGTGAGAGGCCTTGCGCATGAAATCAAAAACCCATTAGGCGGTTTACGGGGCGCAGCGCAGCTGTTAACCAAAGCGCTGCCGGACCTGCGCTGGCGGAATATACCAACGTCATCATTGAGCAGGCCGATCGCCTGCGCAATCTGGTTGACCGATTACTTGGGCCGCAGCAGCCGGGTATGCACGTGACGGAAAGTATTCATAAAGTGGCGGAGCGGGTCGTGAAGCTGGTGTCGATGGAGCTCCCGCCGAACGTCAAACTGATTCGCGATTACGATCCGAGCCTGCCGGAATTGCCGCATGACCCCGACCAGGTTGAGCAAGTTCTGCTCAATATCGTGCGCAATGCCCTACAGGCCCTCGGCCCCGAAGGCGGCGAAATTATCCTGCGTACCCGCACGGCATTCCAGTTGACGCTGCACGGCGTGCGCTATCGCCTGGCGGCGAGAATCGACGTTGAGGACAACGGGCCGGGCATTCCGTCGCATCTTCAGGATACGCTTTTCTACCCGATGGTGAGCGGCCGCGAAGGCGGCACCGGGCTTGGGTTGTCCATTGCCCGCAATTTGATCGACCAACACTCCGGCAAAATTGAATTTACCAGTTGGCCGGGTCATACCGAGTTTTCGGTTTACCTGCCAATAAAAAAATAAGGTGACGACGATGCAACGAGGGATAGTCTGGGTAGTCGATGATGATAGTTCCATACGCTGGGTGCTCGAACGCGCGCTTACCGGAGCAGGATTAAACTGCACCACCTTTGAAAGCGGTAGCGAAGTGCTCGACGCGCTCATCACCAAAACCCCGGACGTGCTGCTTTCTGATATTCGCATGCCGGGAATGGACGGGCTTGCGTTACTGAAGCAAATTAAACAGCGTCACCCGATGTTGCCGGTCATCATAATGACCGCTCATTCCGATCTGGATGCGGCCGTGAGCGCGTACCAGCAGGGTGCGTTTGATTATTTGCCCAAGCCGTTTGATATCGACGAAGCGGTGGCTCTGGTTGAGCGCGCGATCAGTCATTATCAGGAACAGCAGCAGCCGCGCAATGCGCCAGTCTTTGGGCCAACGACCGATATTATTGGCGAAGCACCTGCTATGCAGGATGTCTTTCGCATCATCGGGCGTTTGTCGCGCTCATCCATCAGCGTCCTGATTAACGGTGAGTCCGGGACCGGTAAAGAGCTGGTTGCTCACGCCCTGCACCGCCACAGCCCGCGTGCGAAAGCGCCGTTTATCGCGCTGAATATGGCGGCGATTCCAAAAGACTTAATTGAGTCGGAACTGTTTGGCCACGAGAAAGGGGCCTTTACCGGCGCGAACACCGTTCGTCAGGGGCGCTTTGAGCAGGCCGATGGCGGGACACTGTTCCTCGATGAAATCGGTGATATGCCGATGGATGTGCAGACTCGTCTGCTTCGCGTTTTAGCGGATGGTCAGTTCTATCGCGTCGGTGGATACGCGCCGGTGAAAGTGGACGTGCGCATTATCGCCGCGACACACCAAAATCTGGAGCAGCGTGTGCAGGAAGGCAAATTCCGTGAGGATTTGTTCCACCGCCTGAACGTGATCCGCGTCCATCTGCCGCCGCTGCGCGAGCGCCGTGAAGATATTCCCCGCCTGGCACGTCACTTTTTGCAGGTTGCCGCCCGCGAATTGGGCGTGGAAGCCAAACTCCTGCATCCGGAGACAGATGCCGCATTAACTCGCCTGGCCTGGCCCGGAAACGTGCGCCAGCTTGAAAACACCTGCCGCTGGCTGACCGTAATGGCAGCCGGTCAGGAAGTGTTAATCCAGGATTTACCGAGTGAGTTGTTTGAAGCGACGGCGCCAGAGAGCAGCAACGGGCAGTCATTGCCCGACAGCTGGGCGACACTTCTGGCGCAATGGGCGGATCGCGCACTGCGTTCCGGTCATCAAAATTTACTGTCAGAAGCACAGCCAGAGATGGAGCGTACGTTGCTGACGACCGCGCTTCGCCACACGCAAGGACACAAGCAGGAAGCGGCGCGACTGCTGGGTTGGGGGCGAAATACCCTGACCCGCAAGCTGAAAGAGTTGGGAATGGAGTAAGTACAGCTAAAACCGGAGGCTTGAGCCTCCGGTTTTTTACTTAAATCACCCTTGAGAACTGTTGCAGCCTTGCCTTCTGGCGCAGATAAGCGTCAAAACACATGCAGATATTACGAATTAATAAGCGCCCTTTCGGCGTCACCTGAATCTCTTTATCCGTCACATCCACCAGCCCATCTTTCGCCAGCGGGGCGAGCAGCTGTAAATCTTCGGCAAAATGGTCTGCAAATTTCAGATCCCATTGCGCTTCTACCGACTCAAAATCGAGGCGGAAGTTACAGATAAGCGCCTTAATAACGTCACGGCGAATACAATCGTCGCGCGTTAACGCAATCCCGCGCCACAGCGCATTCCCGATGTCATCCACCTGCTGATAATACTGCTTCAGCTCTTTCTGATTTTGCGCGTAGCAGTCGCCGATCATACTGATGGCAGAGACGCCCATGCCCAGCAAGTCGCTGTCGCCCTGAGTGGTGTAGCCCTGGAAATTACGATGCAAAATGCCTTCGCGTTGGGCGACCGCTAGCTCGTCATCCGGGCGGGCAAAGTGATCCATACCGATAAACTGATAGCCTGTTTCCGTCAGTGACGTGATGGTTTCTTGCAGAATATCGAGCTTCTGCTGCGCGGACGGCAGGTCGGCATCTTTAATTTTACGTTGAGCCGCAAACAGCGTTGGCAGATGCGCATAGTTAAAGACGCTCAGGCGATCGGGATTCAGTTCTGCCACTCGTTTAAGCGTGAAGGCAAAGCTTTCGGGCGTCTGCTTCGGTAGGCCATAAATCAGATCAATATTGGTTGAGGTAAAACCGATTTCGCGAGCATGGTTCAACAGAGCAAAAATAAAATCTTCATCCTGCTCGCGGTTAACCAGACGCTGAACCTCTTTGTTGAAGTCCTGGACCCCCATACTCAGACGGTTAAAACCTTCCGCCCGCAGGTGATCAAGGACGTCCAGCTCAATTTCACGCGGATCGACTTCGATAGAAATTTCGGCATCAGCATCGAACCGGAAGTTTGCCCGCAGCAGATCCATCAGACGGCTGATTTGCACTTTGTTCAGATAGGTCGGCGTACCGCCGCCCCAGTGCAGCTGGCTCACATGCCGGCCAGCAAAAAGCGGTGCGCGATGCAGAATTTCCTGCTCAAGCGCATCGAGATAGTAGTCGGCTTTATGCTGCTGGCGAGTCACGATCTTATTACAGCCGCAAAAATAGCAGAGCTTGTGGCAGAAAGGGATGTGAACATACAGCGAAAGCGGGCGCTCAGGATAACGCACCACCGCCTGCTGGAAATCAGCCTCACTGAACGTTTCGGCAAACTCCAGCGCAGTCGGATATGAGGTATAACGCGGCCCGGAATAGTTATATTTTTGGATCAGGGCCAGATCCCAGTCGATGCTCGGTACAGACATGTTCACTCCTTCCGTTGGTGTCGCATTCGTATACGGCGGCCCGTTTTAACCCCATTGCGGGTCATCATTCGGGTGCGCAACAACCTCTGTCGCCGCGACAACCGCCGTAGTTTAACGAATAACCACACCAGATAACATATAACCGGAAGGGTTATAAGCAGGACGATAGTGCCTGCCGGGTGCAAATGTTAGTTTCCACCTTTCAGTAGACGCATCAGGTCGTCCTGCTTCTCTTCTTCTTCGTCGTCTTCATCATCTTCGTAAGAGAGGCCGAGCTGCTGCATCAGTTCATCAATACGGTCTAATTTGGCATCGACCCATTTTTGCTCTTCAGCATTCAGTTTTTCGCCTGCTTCAAGGCGTTCCAGCAGCGCGTCCAGGCGCTCATCATTCTCCAGCATATCCAGCTCTGCCTGCGGTGAAAGCATAGGTTTCTCGCTCTTAGGTTTGTGCTGCTTGACGACTGGGGTGTCTGTCACGCCCAGTGGAATTGGCGTTTTACTGCCGATGCGCGGATCTTTCTGTTTGCTGTTTTGTGCAGCAGAACCTGATGCACTGCTACCATTCGCACGGCTCCCCGCAGAATGCCCACTGTGCTTTTTAACACGTTTGCGATCGCGTGCTTCCTGATTCAGTTCTTCACGCGTTTTGCGGTGCGCTTTTGCCGGGCGTTTTGCGCCCGCTGCAGAGGTCGGTTTTTTCATGATGTCTTGTCTTTAAGCCGTTTTATTCAGTATAGAATTGCGGCGAAATCTAGCAGAAAGCAAGCAAAGAAAAAAGGCGACAGAGCAATCTGTCGCCTTTTTTCCTGACTCACCACCCTAAACGGGTTTTACAATCCCTGTTCGCCAACAACTAACCCTGTTTATCCTTTAGCGGAATCATCCGTGATGCAGTTCCATTTCCCTTTAAAACGCCTCCTGGCGCTCCTGACCCTCATCCTTAAGTCATAATCCTGATGGCATCCTCGCCGTGGGTGCTACTTTACCTTTTTCACTTCTTCTGACAAGTAACGAAAGTGTACAAAAAAAGATTTTAGGAAAATTACTTAAAAATAAGATATTGATTTTAAATGCTTTGGTTAATTTCTCGCCTGGCGTTAGTCTGATATTTCCCATAGCTTTCATGGCGCATATCTCACAATGGATAGGGTATTCACGTACGCCGTATTCGCGAAGGGAAAGCCTTTTGCCTGCATTCAGGTATAATCCCTCACAGAATAAGAATTTTGGAGACAAGTACGTGACTAACTGGAACTATCAACAGACGAATTTTGTCACCAGTGCGCCTGATATCCGCCATTTACCCCCAGATACCGGGATTGAAGTGGCGTTTGCGGGCCGTTCTAATGCCGGGAAATCAAGCGCCCTCAATACGCTGACTAACCAGAGAAGCCTGGCGCGTACCTCAAAAACGCCAGGGCGCACCCAGCTTATTAACTTATTTGAAGTTGCTGAAGGCAAGCGACTGGTTGATTTACCCGGTTATGGCTATGCGGAAGTTCCAGAAGAGGTAAAACTCAAATGGCAAAAAGCCCTGGGTGAATATCTGGAAAAACGCCAGTGCCTGAAAGGTCTGGTTGTGCTGATGGATATCCGCCACCCGCTTAAAGATCTGGATCAGCAGATGATCCATTGGGCGGTAGCGAGTGAAATCCCTGTACTGGTGCTATTGACCAAATCCGACAAGCTGGCCAGCGGAGCACGTAAAGCGCAGCTTAAAATGGTGCGTGAAGCCGCGATGGCATTCAACGGTGACGTGCAAATTGAGACGTTTTCATCGCTGAAAAAGCAAGGCGTAGATGTGTTACGCCAAAAGCTAGACAGTTGGTATAACGGACTGGAACCCGCTGTAGAAGCGGAAGAGTGATAAGAAGCGCGGCGATGCTCGCGCTTTTTTTTGGCCTAAAATTTTCTTTGCCGCAATAAAAAACGCCCCAGTCATTACTGACTGGGGCGGCTAAAATATTCAGCCAAATCCGATTACGTGAAGTAAAAGGTCTGAAAGATAGAACATCTTACCTCTGTACCCTACGCGAATAACTCTACTCTTTTTTTATCGCTGGACAAAGCACTTTTTGTAGTTTTTTTTCACTCTTTACATAGGTAAATCTAATGAATGTCACATAATGCGCGCTGTTATGTTGCTTACTTACATAAAAAGCGCATTACGCATCGAATCATTAGTGAGCCTGATCCCAGTTTTCACCGCTTCCCACTTCCACCAGCAACGGCACATCGAGTGTCATGCTGCTTTCCATCAGTTCATGGATTTTTTTCGAAACGGCTTCCAGATCTTCGTGATGAACTTCGAACACCAGTTCATCGTGTACCTGCATGATCATGCGCACGCGCGGTTTGTCTTTTTCAAGCCACGCATCCACTGCAATCATTGCACGTTTGATAATGTCGGCTGCCGTTCCCTGCATCGGTGCGTTGATCGCCGCTCGCTCTGCTCCAGCTCGACGCGCCGCATTGCTTGACGTGATGTCAGGGAGATAAAGGCGACGGCCATCCAGCGTTTCGACGTAACCTTTTTCCTTCGCCTGCGCGCGAGTGCGTTCCATATATTCCAGAACGCCAGGATAACGCTCAAAGTAGAGATCCATGTACTTTTGCGACTCTTTACGCGGAATATTTAACTGGCGAGAAAGACCAAACGCGCTCATGCCGTAAATCAAACCGAAATTGATCGCTTTCGCGCTGCGGCGCTGTTCGTTGGTCACGCTATCCAGTGGCAATCCAAAAACTTCTGCAGCCGTCGCGCGATGGATATCCTTGCCTTCGGCAAACGCGGTCAGTAAGCCTTTGTCACGCGACAAATGCGCCATGATGCGCAGTTCAATTTGCGAGTAGTCGGCAGAGACAATCAGATAATCTTTCGGCGCGATAAATGCCTGACGGATTCTGCGCCCCTCTTCATTACGAACAGGGATGTTCTGCAGGTTTGGCTCGGTAGAGGATAAACGCCCCGTCGCCGCAACCGCCTGATGATAAGAGGTGTGAACGCGACTGGTTTTTGGGTTGATCATCAACGGCAGCTTATCGGTGTAAGTCGATTTAAGCTTAGCGAGACCCCGGTATTGCAGAATCACTTTAGGTAACGGGTAATCCAGCGCCAGCTCTTCCAGTACCTCTTCAGACGTCGACGGGGCGCCACCAGGGGTTTTCTTCAGCGGCTTGATGCCTTGCTTTTCAAACAAGATAGTCTGCAACTGCTTGGTTGAGGACAGGTTGAACGGCTCACCGGCAATCTCATGGGCTTTTTGCTCAAGCTCGCTCAATCGTAGGGCGAGTTCCTCAGAATGTTTATGCAACACCGCCGGATCGATTTTGACGCCGTTGCGCTCAATGCGCGATATAACGGGCACCAGCGGCATTTCAATATGCTCGAATACATTCAGCGGACCTTCCTGCTTTTGCAGTTTTGGCCACATTTTCAGATGCAGTTGCAGAGTGACGTCGGCGTCTTCAGCCGCGTAACGGCCCGCTTCTTCCAGCGCGATCTGGTTAAACGTCAGCTGATTTTTGCCCTTACCCGCGATCTCTTCAAAGGTGACGGTTTTATGCTTAAGCCAGCGATCTGAAAGCGAATCCATATCGTGGCGACCCGCGACACTGTTTAGAATGTAAGATTCCAGCATGGTGTCATAGGCAATACCGCGCAGCTCAATGCCGTAATTTTGCAAAATGCCGCGGTCAAACTTGAGGTTTTGCCCCACTTTTTTCGCGTTCTCATCTTCGAGAAGCGGTTTCAGTAATTCCAGCACGCGGTCGCGTGAGATCTGATTAGGGGCATCGAGATAGTCATGCGCAACGGGAACATAAGCCGCCATGCCAGGTTCCGTTGCAAATGACAGACCCACCATGTTGGCAGAGATATTATCAAGGCTGTCAGTTTCGGTATCAAAAGCAAAGACGGGCGCTTTTTTCAGTTTTTCAATCCAGGCAATAAGCTGCGACTCTTCAAGCACAACTTCATAGTTCTCATAAGAGAGCGTCGCTGCCTCTTCTTCCACTTCGTCTTCAGCATTGACGACGATAGTGTCTTTTGGCTTCGCGGCAGGTTTGCCGCCCTTAGCTTGCATCCATTTACCGGCTTCGACATCCGTTATCCAGCGCTTGAATTCATATTGCTTAAACAGGCCAAGCAGCTCTTCAGCAATCGGCTGCTGAACCTCAAGCTGTTCACAGGTCAGTTCTAGTTCAACGTCGGTTTTAATGGTCGCCAGTTTGTAAGAGAGGTAGGCCACCTCTTTATTCTGTTCCAGCTTCGCGGCAATGGTCTTCGCGCCACGGAATGTTAAGCCAGCGATTTTATCCGATTCGGCATAGAGGGTGTCCAGCCCACCTAGCCCTTGCAGCAGCGCTTGCGCGGTCTTTTCACCTACGCCCGGCACGCCTGGGATGTTATCCGAGGAGTCACCCATCAAGGCCAGGAAATCAATAATCAGTTCTGGAGGTACGCCATATTTGGTGACGACTTCATCTGGCCCAAGAATGGTATTTGTCATGGTATTGATTAGGGTGATACCAGGGGTCACCAGCTGCGCCATGTCTTTATCACCCGTGCTGATGAGCACCGGACGACCTAATTTTTCAGCTTCGCGCGCCAGCGTACCGATGACGTCATCGGCTTCAACGCCAGAAACGGCAAGCAACGGCAAGCCCATCGCTTTCACCATGGCATGTAGAGGCTCAATTTGCGCACGCAAATCGTCCGGCATAGGTGGACGGTGGGATTTGTAATCTTCAAACAGTTCATCGCGGAACGTTTTGCCCTTCGCGTCAAAAACGACCGCTGCATGCGATGGCTGATACTGAAGGATCAGACTGCGCAGCATGTTCAGCACACCGTACATCGCGCCGGTAGGCAATCCCGCGCTATTGGTCAGAGGAGGAAACGCATGATACGCCCGATAAAGGTAAGAAGAGCCATCGACGAGAATAAGAGGGTTTTCTGGGATCTGAACCATAGTGTACGTGCCTTTAATTAATTTATGGCTCAAGGATGCCACAGACGGATGAAAACATCAGTTTTTAGCGCTGTGTACAGCAAAAGATTTCGCGATCCTCAGGATCCCTCGCAAATTCAAACTGTGGATAACTTTGTGAATACTTTCATGACATAACAATAATCGTATCCTTCAAAATATCAGATTTTATAATTTATGCTTTATGATCAAAGTACTAAGAAAGTATTCCATCCGTATATTTCCGGGCGCTGATTATTTACTCTGTGTGGATATTACCTGCACTAAAATCATTTTCGGGTGAAATACTCTGTCGCAAAATCAGTTCTAAATAATCACTGAGTGAAAGTACATCCGACGCTATGTTTTCTGATAAAATC
Coding sequences within it:
- the polA gene encoding DNA polymerase I; the encoded protein is MVQIPENPLILVDGSSYLYRAYHAFPPLTNSAGLPTGAMYGVLNMLRSLILQYQPSHAAVVFDAKGKTFRDELFEDYKSHRPPMPDDLRAQIEPLHAMVKAMGLPLLAVSGVEADDVIGTLAREAEKLGRPVLISTGDKDMAQLVTPGITLINTMTNTILGPDEVVTKYGVPPELIIDFLALMGDSSDNIPGVPGVGEKTAQALLQGLGGLDTLYAESDKIAGLTFRGAKTIAAKLEQNKEVAYLSYKLATIKTDVELELTCEQLEVQQPIAEELLGLFKQYEFKRWITDVEAGKWMQAKGGKPAAKPKDTIVVNAEDEVEEEAATLSYENYEVVLEESQLIAWIEKLKKAPVFAFDTETDSLDNISANMVGLSFATEPGMAAYVPVAHDYLDAPNQISRDRVLELLKPLLEDENAKKVGQNLKFDRGILQNYGIELRGIAYDTMLESYILNSVAGRHDMDSLSDRWLKHKTVTFEEIAGKGKNQLTFNQIALEEAGRYAAEDADVTLQLHLKMWPKLQKQEGPLNVFEHIEMPLVPVISRIERNGVKIDPAVLHKHSEELALRLSELEQKAHEIAGEPFNLSSTKQLQTILFEKQGIKPLKKTPGGAPSTSEEVLEELALDYPLPKVILQYRGLAKLKSTYTDKLPLMINPKTSRVHTSYHQAVAATGRLSSTEPNLQNIPVRNEEGRRIRQAFIAPKDYLIVSADYSQIELRIMAHLSRDKGLLTAFAEGKDIHRATAAEVFGLPLDSVTNEQRRSAKAINFGLIYGMSAFGLSRQLNIPRKESQKYMDLYFERYPGVLEYMERTRAQAKEKGYVETLDGRRLYLPDITSSNAARRAGAERAAINAPMQGTAADIIKRAMIAVDAWLEKDKPRVRMIMQVHDELVFEVHHEDLEAVSKKIHELMESSMTLDVPLLVEVGSGENWDQAH